In a single window of the Longimicrobium sp. genome:
- a CDS encoding nucleotidyltransferase family protein, protein MDRDEALSLLRAHMDELRTLGVQEISIFGSVARGEAGPDSDVDVLVELGPGIGLFEYIGIRDRLAEILGRSVDMGTPTGLKPRIKDRVLAEAVRVA, encoded by the coding sequence ATGGATCGGGACGAGGCGCTGTCACTCCTCCGCGCGCACATGGACGAGCTCCGCACCCTTGGCGTGCAGGAGATCTCCATCTTCGGCTCCGTCGCCCGCGGCGAAGCGGGCCCCGACAGTGACGTGGACGTGCTCGTGGAACTCGGGCCGGGCATCGGACTGTTCGAGTACATCGGGATCCGGGATCGGCTGGCGGAGATCCTCGGCCGCTCGGTGGATATGGGCACGCCCACTGGGCTGAAGCCGCGAATCAAAGACCGCGTACTCGCTGAGGCAGTGCGTGTTGCCTGA
- a CDS encoding YMGG-like glycine zipper-containing protein: MRVLKAALVVSVLVGAAACGRDAAPKATAPSSDLTWLDSLGVSDAAVKTMAPTAASPTELGLAATDSSAPMLAAAAPVKAPEAKSSTSSTRRSTARRSSSGRRRSSGSSSGSYSGNSGGYESSGTYRAPTAVVKRNTRRDAAIGAGAGAVIGAVAGGRSHRVRGAVLGAVAGGAAGAIIGHHVDKKTVYVP; this comes from the coding sequence ATGCGTGTCCTCAAAGCAGCACTTGTGGTGTCCGTTCTAGTGGGCGCAGCGGCATGCGGGCGTGACGCAGCGCCGAAGGCCACCGCTCCCTCCAGCGACCTGACCTGGCTGGACAGCCTGGGCGTCTCCGACGCGGCGGTGAAGACGATGGCTCCGACGGCGGCGTCGCCGACCGAGCTGGGTCTCGCCGCGACCGACTCGTCGGCGCCGATGCTGGCGGCGGCGGCCCCGGTGAAGGCGCCGGAGGCCAAGTCGTCCACGTCGAGCACGCGCCGCAGCACCGCGCGCCGCTCGTCCTCGGGGCGCCGGCGTTCCAGCGGGAGCAGCTCGGGGAGCTACAGCGGCAACTCGGGCGGGTACGAGAGCAGCGGCACCTACCGCGCCCCTACGGCGGTCGTGAAGCGCAACACGCGCCGTGACGCCGCCATCGGCGCGGGTGCGGGCGCGGTGATCGGGGCGGTGGCCGGCGGACGCAGCCACCGGGTGCGCGGAGCGGTGCTCGGCGCCGTCGCCGGGGGCGCCGCGGGCGCCATCATCGGGCACCACGTGGACAAGAAGACCGTCTACGTCCCCTGA
- a CDS encoding GNAT family N-acetyltransferase, with translation MTALRPALPGDEDEVLALMREFYLHERIALDEPAARSGLAALLADPALGRVWFVEGGGAPAGYMVVTLGFSLEFAGRFALLDELYVREGFRSGGVGARAVEEAAAACAAWGVRALRLEVGWENDAAQRLYRRLGFDAHDRHIMTRWLDGEKR, from the coding sequence GTGACCGCCCTCCGCCCCGCCCTCCCCGGCGACGAGGACGAAGTCCTGGCGCTGATGCGCGAGTTCTACCTCCACGAGCGGATCGCGCTGGACGAGCCGGCCGCGCGCAGCGGGCTCGCCGCGCTCCTCGCGGACCCCGCGCTGGGCCGTGTCTGGTTCGTGGAGGGCGGTGGAGCGCCGGCGGGCTACATGGTGGTCACCCTGGGCTTCTCGCTGGAGTTCGCGGGGAGGTTCGCGCTCCTCGACGAGCTGTACGTGCGCGAAGGCTTCCGAAGCGGCGGAGTCGGGGCGCGCGCGGTGGAGGAAGCCGCCGCCGCGTGCGCCGCATGGGGCGTCCGCGCGCTGCGCCTGGAGGTGGGATGGGAGAACGACGCCGCCCAGCGCCTCTACCGCCGCCTGGGCTTCGACGCGCACGACCGCCACATCATGACGCGCTGGCTGGACGGGGAGAAGCGGTAG
- the corA gene encoding magnesium/cobalt transporter CorA, with product MKRRDLLRLPLAAGRTAARVGFHGPGTPPGSSPGTLPSDPDASPPRVNVIAYGPHEITEFDVESVEQLGLLRGRYPVLWVNVEEVRHAPTLRAVADVFGLHGLAVEDVGHIGQQTKSELFDDHLFLVARMVRLCPHLDLEQVSLFVGRDYVISFQERAGDPLDPVRDRIRRSRGRIRGAGPDYLAYAILDAIVDNCFPVVETYAERLDLLEDEILGRPGREAMNQLHGVRRDLVALRRAIWPLRDALAYLVREPPSELVAPGTVVYLRDVQDHLVQILDLVETCRELGASLTDLYLSSVGNRTNEIMKVLTVFSAVFIPLSFITGVYGMNLDTAPHWLRSLSVAEGLMGLVTIGLIAFFWRRGWLGGRS from the coding sequence GTGAAGCGCCGCGACCTCCTGCGCCTCCCCCTGGCCGCGGGGAGGACCGCCGCGCGCGTCGGCTTCCACGGCCCAGGCACGCCCCCGGGATCTTCGCCGGGCACCCTGCCGTCGGACCCGGACGCGTCGCCGCCGCGCGTGAACGTGATCGCCTACGGCCCGCACGAGATCACCGAGTTCGACGTGGAGAGCGTGGAGCAGCTGGGGCTTCTGCGCGGGCGGTACCCGGTCCTCTGGGTCAACGTGGAGGAGGTGCGCCACGCGCCCACCCTGCGCGCCGTCGCCGACGTCTTCGGGCTGCACGGGCTGGCGGTGGAGGACGTGGGGCACATCGGCCAGCAGACGAAGAGCGAGCTGTTCGACGACCACCTCTTCCTGGTCGCGCGCATGGTGCGCCTCTGCCCGCACCTGGACCTGGAGCAGGTGTCGCTCTTCGTGGGGCGCGACTACGTGATCTCGTTTCAGGAGCGCGCGGGCGATCCGCTGGACCCGGTGCGCGACCGCATCCGCCGCTCGCGTGGGCGCATCCGCGGCGCGGGGCCGGACTACCTGGCCTACGCCATCCTGGACGCGATCGTGGACAACTGCTTTCCCGTGGTGGAGACGTACGCGGAGCGGCTGGACCTGCTGGAGGACGAGATCCTGGGGCGTCCCGGCCGCGAGGCGATGAACCAGCTCCACGGCGTGCGCCGCGACCTGGTGGCGCTGCGGCGCGCCATCTGGCCGCTGCGCGATGCGCTCGCCTACCTGGTGCGCGAGCCCCCGTCCGAGCTGGTGGCGCCGGGCACGGTGGTGTACCTGCGCGACGTGCAGGACCACCTCGTCCAGATCCTGGACCTGGTGGAGACCTGCCGCGAGCTGGGCGCCTCGCTCACGGACCTGTACCTTTCCAGCGTGGGGAACCGCACCAACGAGATCATGAAGGTGCTGACGGTCTTCTCCGCCGTCTTCATCCCGCTCAGCTTCATTACGGGCGTGTACGGGATGAACCTCGATACCGCTCCCCACTGGCTCCGCTCGCTCTCCGTGGCCGAGGGGCTGATGGGGTTGGTGACCATCGGGCTGATCGCCTTCTTCTGGCGGCGGGGGTGGCTGGGAGGCCGCTCGTGA
- a CDS encoding nucleotidyltransferase family protein, which yields MEPKPLSRDRVIHLLREHRAEMDRFGVRSISLFGSVARDEATESSDVDVLVDFGPEPTFRGYMDLKFFLEDLFETRVDVVTPGTLRPRVEQSVTGDLLLVA from the coding sequence ATGGAGCCGAAGCCGCTTTCCCGCGACCGCGTCATCCACCTCCTGCGCGAGCACCGCGCCGAGATGGATCGTTTCGGAGTGCGTTCCATTTCGCTTTTCGGCTCGGTTGCCCGCGATGAGGCGACCGAATCCAGTGACGTGGACGTGCTCGTGGATTTCGGACCAGAGCCCACGTTCCGTGGCTACATGGACCTGAAGTTCTTCCTCGAGGATCTGTTCGAGACGAGGGTGGACGTGGTTACGCCTGGCACGCTTCGGCCGCGCGTGGAGCAATCCGTAACCGGGGATCTGCTCCTTGTCGCGTAA
- a CDS encoding plastocyanin/azurin family copper-binding protein, which yields MRNAFYNLPVLGMIVLAAACGGGDKPAETTNDTPQGASTPTVTTEAPAVTTDAPNTAATTPQAQGTVHTVRMVTTQGGASGQFEPSSITVKKGDVIKFVSQGNAVHNVSFPADQNAGKSNLPAPSQFLSDGQSYDLQVTMDAGTYNIQCDPHASMGMKAAITVQ from the coding sequence ATGCGTAACGCTTTCTACAATCTGCCGGTTCTGGGGATGATCGTGCTCGCCGCCGCGTGCGGCGGCGGCGACAAGCCGGCCGAGACCACCAACGACACGCCGCAGGGTGCCAGCACCCCGACGGTCACCACCGAGGCGCCGGCCGTCACGACCGACGCGCCGAACACCGCGGCCACCACGCCGCAGGCGCAGGGCACGGTGCACACGGTGCGCATGGTCACCACGCAGGGCGGCGCCTCCGGGCAGTTCGAGCCGTCCAGCATCACCGTCAAGAAGGGTGACGTGATCAAGTTCGTGAGCCAGGGGAACGCGGTTCACAACGTGTCGTTCCCGGCCGACCAGAATGCCGGCAAGTCGAACCTCCCCGCCCCGAGCCAGTTCCTGAGCGACGGCCAGAGCTACGACCTGCAGGTCACGATGGATGCCGGCACGTACAACATCCAGTGCGACCCCCACGCCTCCATGGGGATGAAGGCCGCGATCACGGTGCAGTAA